From Topomyia yanbarensis strain Yona2022 chromosome 1, ASM3024719v1, whole genome shotgun sequence, one genomic window encodes:
- the LOC131676957 gene encoding uncharacterized protein LOC131676957 isoform X3, whose amino-acid sequence MTPGGTAFEEQRKGKTEDYLQSQSLMVPRCELGDYLHSLPRDRGWDGHGTIVGWSANTSRQTVNYVLPAENTTLIEPLNVCSTEERTGDGSENDKVFLLIVVCSSAANFEARQAIRETWGNVSEFNYDQFARMHAAFKGQYLEPRPVGTLGDYVKKLVVTDSSVEEDEQNDEHTKTENSNSQSNKSSQTPAGGTMPPSAQTNPEHYQFNVKVVFLLGQSESDYLHQRQRYQVSPAPSVPSRPAPQSESSSAALRSRIPGGSLFPAGGDVDPAFNVREEELDELQMRIVNESEVYGDIIQESFIDSYNNLTLKTIMMLKWVVNNCDARVKYIMKCDDDTFVNVPNLLQVLLGGTVPLYKASIPFYDRNTVAVMSQKNRMVEVKRLLTGFLFCEVKPIADTSSKWYSPNYMYNKEFYPHYLSGTAYLMNLNAAKLLYRTSLTTPIFHLEDVYLTGIVADRVNLRRYHHPLFFYLYTKDRCALRGMISQHQLQPGDIRSAYDFITNATIECSGPERNFSMAKMKLQQRKKCQ is encoded by the exons ATGACACCCGGTGGTACTGCATTTGAAGAACAACGAAAAGGCAAAACAGAGGATTATTTGCAGTCACAGTCTTTGATGGTTCCCCGGTGCGAATTGGGTGACTATTTGCATTCTTTACCGAGAGACAGAGGATGGGATGGGCACG GGACAATCGTCGGTTGGAGTGCGAACACGTCACGTCAGACGGTGAACTACGTGCTGCCGGCGGAAAATACCACACTCATCGAACCGCTAAACGTTTGCTCGACGGAAGAACGAACCGGTGACGGAAGTGAGAACGATAAAGTGTTTCTGCTGATAGTGGTTTGCTCGTCAGCGGCGAACTTCGAAGCTCGTCAAGCAATCCGCGAAACGTGGGGCAACGTGAGTGAGTTCAACTATGATCAATTCGCGCGGATGCACGCGGCTTTCAAGGGGCAATATCTGGAACCGCGGCCCGTTGGCACGCTAGGGGATTACGTGAAGAAGTTGGTGGTTACCGATAGCTCTGTCGAGGAGGACGAGCAGAATGATGAACAT ACCAAAACCGAAAACAGCAACTCGCAAAGCAACAAATCTAGTCAAACCCCCGCGGGTGGAACGATGCCACCATCTGCCCAGACGAACCCCGAGCACTACCAATTCAACGTGAAGGTCGTCTTCCTGCTGGGCCAGTCGGAATCGGACTATCTGCACCAGAGGCAACGCTATCAAGTTTCGCCGGCGCCGAGTGTCCCGAGTCGTCCCGCGCCGCAGTCGGAAAGTAGTAGTGCTGCTTTGCGATCCCGAATCCCCGGTGGCAGCCTATTTCCGGCTGGAGGAGATGTCGATCCGGCTTTCAATGTGCGCGAGGAAGAACTGGACGAACTGCAGATGCGTATCGTCAACGAAAGCGAGGTGTATGGTGATATAATACAGGAGAGCTTTATCGATAGTTATAACAATTTAACGCTGAAGACGATCATGATGCTGAAGTGGGTCGTCAATAACTGTGACGCGAGAG TAAAATACATCATGAAATGTGATGACGATACCTTCGTGAACGTACCGAACTTACTGCAAGTGCTGCTCGGGGGTACCGTTCCATTGTACAAAGCATCGATTCCCTTCTACGACCGGAATACAGTCGCGGTAATGTCGCAGAAAAACCGGATGGTCGAGGTGAAACGGTTGCTGACCGGATTTCTTTTCTGCGAGGTAAAACCGATTGCCGACACCAGCAGTAAGTG GTACTCACCGAACTAcatgtacaacaaggagttctatCCACACTACCTATCCGGCACGGCATATCTCATGAACCTGAATGCAGCCAAACTCCTGTATCGCACCTCGCTGACGACGCCCATCTTTCATCTCGAGGACGTCTATCTGACGGGAATCGTGGCGGATCGGGTAAATCTGCGCCGCTACCATCATCCACTGTTCTTCTACCTGTACACTAAGGATCGCTGCGCACTACGAGGTATGATCTCACAGCACCAGCTGCAACCCGGTGACATTCGCAGTGCGTACGATTTCATTACCAACGCGACCATTGAGTGCAGTGGACCGGAACGTAACTTCAGCATGGCCAAGATGAAGCTTCAGCAGCGCAAAAAATGCCAATGA